GGCATCCTCGTTGTACGATAGCCGCGCCATTTCGCATCGCACCGGCCCGCGTTCGGCCTGATACACATACGATCCCGATGGATCGAGCGGCACGAGCGAATCGGCTTCCTGCGTCAGTTGCAACGCGTAGCCGAGTTCCTGCAGTAGCCTGACCTCAAACTGCCGGAGAACGACGGCAATTTCGCGGACGCCATTCTTGCCAAGGGACAATCCGGCCAGACAGCTTACTGCGTCGCCATATGCATCAAACAGCCCCTCATGTGGATCTTCGCGATGCGTAAGTTTTAGCAGCAACTCATTCATGTAGAACGCGGACAACAGCGCCGAACCCGAGAGTTGCGGGATGATGCGTTCCTGCTCGACCGTCTTCAGGGTTTTCATTTCAGACTTGCCGAACCAGTCCAGCATCAGCGCCTGAAACGGGTTCAAAAGTCCACGCATCGCGCCACGGGGACGCTTCGCGCCTTTCGCTACCAGTACGACGCGGCCATGCGAACTGGTAAAGGCTTCGACAATCAGACTGGTTTCGCGATACGGATAGGTGTGCAGAACGAACGCGCGATCCGTTTCGCCCATTGCAGGTCTCGTCGGTCTTGGAGCCTTGGGAGGTGTTTCCGGAACATTATCTGCAGGCAGGTCATTCATACCCGTATTGACGGACGAGCGCATCGTCATCTGCCCATCCTTTCTTGACGCGCACCCACAATTCAAGGTAGACCTTGCCGCCGAATGTTGTTTCCATGTCCTTGCGCGCATCGGTGCCGATGCGCTTCAGGCGTTCACCCTTTTCGCCGATCAATATTGCTTTCTGGCTGGCTTTCTCGACGATGATGCTGGCAAAGACACGTCGTAAATTACCGACTTCTTCGTATTTGTCGATAATCACGTTGGCCGCATAGGGTAGTTCGTCACCGAGTTGCCGAAAGACTTTTTCGCGAATGAATTCGGTCGCCATGAAGCGCTCGGACCGGTCAGTAAAACTTTCCGCGCCAAACACGGGTGGACTTTCCGGCAGGTAGCTGCGGATGACCTTCTTGAGTTCTTCAAGTGATTTTTGCTGTTTCACGCTAACGGGAATGATCGCCGCAAAGTTCGCCTTGGTCTGCATCTCTTTCAGGAAAACCATAAGCTTTGATTTGTCCTTGACCTTGTCGCATTTACTCACCAGCAACAGGACAGTCTTGAAGCCGGATAACTGCTTGAGCGCGGGCTCATCAGCGTCGGAAAATCGAAGTGCTTCCACCATGTAAAGCGCGACGTCAGCATCACTGACCGCCTGGCTGACCGTGCGATTCAGGACGCGATTCAATGCGTTGTCATGGGTCTTCTGGAATCCTGGGGTGTCCAGGAACAAGAATTGTGTCTGCTCATCGGTAAGAATACCGGTGATGCGATGGCGGGTCGTCTGTGCCTTGTTTGAGGTGATGCTGACCTTCTGGCCAATCAGATGATTGAGCAAGGTTGATTTCCCCACATTAGGTCTGCCGACAATTGCCACCGTGCCACATCGAAATGCCGGGTTCATCGTGTTTTTCCACTGGATTGTTCATTAATCATGGCAAAGGCCTGGGTCGCGGCGTCTTGCTCAGCCGCGCGGCGGCTGTGCCCCTGCCCAATGGCCGTCACCACTTGTGATGGGATTTCACATCGCACGTGAAATTTCTGACGGTGCGCTTCGCCCTCAATTTTGAGAACGGTGTACTCGGGCAGCGGCAACCGGCGTGCCTGCAACCATTCCTGCAATGCGGTTTTGGCATCCTTCGCAGGACTGCCCTCGTCCGCGGATTCGAGCCGCGCCGCAAATAGCAATCGCACGGTCGCTGCCGCCTTATCAAATCCGGCATCCAGAAATATGGCCCCTAGCAGTGCTTCCACGGCATCCGCGAGAATTGAGGGGCGGCCGTTGCCACCAGTCTTGTGTTCACCCTCTCCCAAGCGCAATAAATCGCCCAGTTCCAGGTTAATCGCGATCGCGGCGAGGGAAGCCTGGTTGACCAGGTTGGCGCGCAGCCGGCTTAGTTGACCCTCGGGCATGTCGGGGTATTGGGCATATACCAATGCCGCTATGGCGCAATTCAATACGCTATCACCAAGAAATTCCAGCCGTTCATTGTGAGGAACACCGAAACTGCGGTGGGTGAGCGCCTGTTTAAGTAACGCAGCGTCGGCAAACTGGTGTCCGAGCCGGGTTTCAAGTGCGCTGGCGCTCAATTAGGGCTCATTTCGGCCCCGGCTATTTATCTGCCGTGCTTACACTCAGGTCAACGACCAACGTATAGCCGGTAAAAAGCGGTATTTTCTCTTGCCAGGCGGCGGTGACAACAGTTTCGCCGCCTTCCTTGGTAATTTCCAGGTCTTCCTTGGTAATCACTTCAACGTAACCAATAGTCGCGCGCTTCTCGAAACTCTTGCGAATATCCGCAACCGTCCCGGTTTTGACTTCCTCTGATGCGGCCATGGCCTTGAAAACCGACTTAACATTAAACAACTGGCTGTAGACCGGAAAGAGCTTTAACCCCAGCATCAGGACCACCGCACACACCGCAAAAACAAAGATGAGCATGATAAAACCCATGCCCTGCTGGTTGTGAAGATTTCTCTGTGGTGATTTCATGAGGATCCTTGAAACGAATAGGTGTTGTCAGGTTGCCGTGCAAATTACTCTATCGATGACCCGATACGCTTGAACGAACCAAAATTCATCCAGATCAAGACGGCCTTGCCGACGATATTTTGCTCCGGGACAAAACCCCAATACCGGCTATCGTCGCTGTTGTCGCGGTTGTCGCCCATCATGAAGTAGTGCCCGTCCGGAACCGTGCATACAACACCGTCATTATTGTATTCGCAATTGCCGCGATTGGGGAACTGACGAACGCCGCCAAGGCGTACGCCTGGCATGTCCGCATCGACGATGATTTTGTGGTTCTTTTCGCCAAACTTTTCGCGGAACGACTCAAAACGCCGAAAGCCAAGACCCTTGTCCACTTCTGTCGCGGTGCCCAGGCTCTCGGTTTCGATCAGCTTGCCATTGATCGTCAGGTGCTTTTGTGTATACGCAATCTTGTCGCCTGGAATGCCCACAACGCGCTTGATGAAATCCTTGGTCGGGTCCGGGGGATAGCGAAAGACCATGACATCGCCGCGTTGGGGAGAGCCGGTTTCAACGATTTTCTTGTTGATCACTGGCAGCCGTACGCCGTAGGTGAATTTGTTGACGAGAATGAAATCACCCACCTGGAGTGTCGGCAACATCGATTCCGAGGGGATCTTGAAGGGCTCATACAGGAATGAGCGCAGCAAAAAGACAATCAGGATGACCGGGAAAAAACTCCGCGCCATTTCCACGACAATAGGCTCGTTTTCGGCGGCGCGCCTGGATCTGAACATCATATTGTCGATGCCCCAGACCACCCCGGTAATGGTGGTCGCTAACAGCAGGACCGCCGCAAACCCCATGACTTCCTTCAGCGTCAGCATTCCCATGACGGCGATGAAGAAGACAGGCCAGGCGATCTCGAGCCAGGCATGCAACGGATGAACTTTTTCCCCGTCGCCCGGTGGCTTGCTACCAGCCGACGCAGTCTTCTTGCTGATGAAAAAACTGGCCGCGATGAGGAGTCCGCTCGCGCCCAATGCCAGCCAACCGATAGTTTCCCAATTCATTTATTTGCCGATGCCTTCAAGAAAATATTTGCCCGATTGTGCCCCGGAACCGAATTTTTGGAAGTCGGGATGCGACGAACACGCGATTTAACAGTACCAGTGGCGATGGAGATCATCTGCCTTCAACCTGCAGAATGGCCAGGAAAGCCTCTTGCGGAATTTCCACATTACCCACTTGCTTCATGCGCTTTTTGCCGGCCTTCTGCTTTTCCAGCAGTTTGCGCTTGCGCGAGATATCGCCGCCGTAGCATTTTGCCAGCACATTCTTCCGTAACGCCTTGATGTTTTCCCGCGCGATGATATTGGCGCCAATGGCTGCCTGAACGGCGACATCGAACATCTGCCTTGGAATTAGTTCGCGCATTTTCGCCGCCAGATCGCGGCCGCGATACTGACTGTTCGCGCGGTGCACGATCAGCGACAGCGCGTCGACCTTTTCGCCGTTGATCAAAATATCGAGCTTGACCAGGTCCGATGCACGGTATTCCTTGAATTCGTAGTCCAGCGAAGCATAACCGCGCGAGGAGGATTTCAGCTTGTCGAAGAAATCCATGACCACTTCGTTCATCGGCATCTCGTATTTGAGGATGACCTGGCGACCGTGATATTCCATGTCAATCTGCTGGCCACGCTTCTGGTTGCAAAGCGTCATGACGGTGCCGACATATTCCTGCGGCATCAGCATGGTGGCCGTAATGATCGGCTCGCGAATTTCTTCAATTTTCGAGATTTCCGGCAGCCGTGATGGATTCTCGATTTCGATGACCTCGCCGCCACGGAGCATGACCTGATAGATCACGGTGGGTGCGGTGGTGATGAGTTCCTGGTCAAACTCGCGCTCCAGACGCTCCTGCACGATTTCCATGTGCAGCAGGCCGAGGAAACCACAGCGGAAGCCAAAACCCAGCGCCTGCGAGGTTTCGGGTTCGAAGCGAAGCGAGGAATCATTTAACTGCAATTTCGTGAGGGCGTCGCGCAGCGAATCGTACTGGTTCGATTCGATCGGATACAAACCCGCAAACACCTGCGGCTTAATCTCCTTGAAGCCGGGTAGCGGCGCCGAGGCGGGCCGGTCCACCAGCGTCACCGTATCGCCAACCTTGGCCGCTTTCAGTTCCTTGATGCCGGAAATGATGAAGCCCACGCCGCCTGCTGACAGCTCGCTCCGCACCTGCGAACGTGGCGTAAATACACCGACCTGCTCGACCAGATGCTGCGCACCGGTCGCCATCAGCAGAATCCTGTCCTTTGCCTTCAATACGCCGTCAACAACGCGAACCAGCATGACCACGCCAACATAGTTGTCAAACCACGAATCGATGATGAGCGCCTTGAACGGCGCATCCACATTTCCTTTTGGCGGCGGCACCTTGGCGATAACGGTTTCGATCACATCCTCGATGCCCAGCCCGGTTTTCGCGCTGCACTGCACGGCACCTGCCGCGGATATACCGATGATGTCTTCAATTTCTTCGATCACGCGGGCGGGATCGGCACTGGGTAAATCGATTTTGTTAAGCACCGGCGTGACTTCGACACCCAAGTCGGTGGCGGTATAGCAATTCGCCACCGTCTGCGCTTCGACGCCTTGCGACGCATCCACAACCAGTAACGCGCCTTCACAAGCAGAAAGCGAACGCGACACTTCGTAGGAAAAGTCGACGTGGCCGGGCGTGTCGATCAGGTTGAGATCATAGGTAATTCCATCTCTCGCCGTGTATTTCAACGCGGCTGTTTGCGCCTTGATGGTGATGCCGCGCTCACGTTCCAGGTCCATTGAATCTAGTACCTGCGATTCCATTTCCCGCGATGACAGTCCCCCGCAGCGTTCGATGATGCGATCAGCGAGAGTTGATTTACCGTGGTCAATATGCGCGATGATGGAAAAATTACGTATATGATTCATGTGTTTATGCGTTGTCATGCCCGATGAGCTGCTTTGGCGACCCACAAAAACAAGGGCACCCGGGGTGCCCTTTATTGG
This genomic interval from Betaproteobacteria bacterium contains the following:
- the recO gene encoding DNA repair protein RecO, producing MGETDRAFVLHTYPYRETSLIVEAFTSSHGRVVLVAKGAKRPRGAMRGLLNPFQALMLDWFGKSEMKTLKTVEQERIIPQLSGSALLSAFYMNELLLKLTHREDPHEGLFDAYGDAVSCLAGLSLGKNGVREIAVVLRQFEVRLLQELGYALQLTQEADSLVPLDPSGSYVYQAERGPVRCEMARLSYNEDALQLAGKTLIDMSNNDYGDPQTQAQAKQLMRKMINHLLGDKILHTRNLMRELK
- the era gene encoding GTPase Era, whose product is MNPAFRCGTVAIVGRPNVGKSTLLNHLIGQKVSITSNKAQTTRHRITGILTDEQTQFLFLDTPGFQKTHDNALNRVLNRTVSQAVSDADVALYMVEALRFSDADEPALKQLSGFKTVLLLVSKCDKVKDKSKLMVFLKEMQTKANFAAIIPVSVKQQKSLEELKKVIRSYLPESPPVFGAESFTDRSERFMATEFIREKVFRQLGDELPYAANVIIDKYEEVGNLRRVFASIIVEKASQKAILIGEKGERLKRIGTDARKDMETTFGGKVYLELWVRVKKGWADDDALVRQYGYE
- the rnc gene encoding ribonuclease III, which translates into the protein MSASALETRLGHQFADAALLKQALTHRSFGVPHNERLEFLGDSVLNCAIAALVYAQYPDMPEGQLSRLRANLVNQASLAAIAINLELGDLLRLGEGEHKTGGNGRPSILADAVEALLGAIFLDAGFDKAAATVRLLFAARLESADEGSPAKDAKTALQEWLQARRLPLPEYTVLKIEGEAHRQKFHVRCEIPSQVVTAIGQGHSRRAAEQDAATQAFAMINEQSSGKTR
- a CDS encoding DUF4845 domain-containing protein, which produces MKSPQRNLHNQQGMGFIMLIFVFAVCAVVLMLGLKLFPVYSQLFNVKSVFKAMAASEEVKTGTVADIRKSFEKRATIGYVEVITKEDLEITKEGGETVVTAAWQEKIPLFTGYTLVVDLSVSTADK
- the lepB gene encoding signal peptidase I — translated: MGFAAVLLLATTITGVVWGIDNMMFRSRRAAENEPIVVEMARSFFPVILIVFLLRSFLYEPFKIPSESMLPTLQVGDFILVNKFTYGVRLPVINKKIVETGSPQRGDVMVFRYPPDPTKDFIKRVVGIPGDKIAYTQKHLTINGKLIETESLGTATEVDKGLGFRRFESFREKFGEKNHKIIVDADMPGVRLGGVRQFPNRGNCEYNNDGVVCTVPDGHYFMMGDNRDNSDDSRYWGFVPEQNIVGKAVLIWMNFGSFKRIGSSIE
- the lepA gene encoding elongation factor 4, which encodes MNHIRNFSIIAHIDHGKSTLADRIIERCGGLSSREMESQVLDSMDLERERGITIKAQTAALKYTARDGITYDLNLIDTPGHVDFSYEVSRSLSACEGALLVVDASQGVEAQTVANCYTATDLGVEVTPVLNKIDLPSADPARVIEEIEDIIGISAAGAVQCSAKTGLGIEDVIETVIAKVPPPKGNVDAPFKALIIDSWFDNYVGVVMLVRVVDGVLKAKDRILLMATGAQHLVEQVGVFTPRSQVRSELSAGGVGFIISGIKELKAAKVGDTVTLVDRPASAPLPGFKEIKPQVFAGLYPIESNQYDSLRDALTKLQLNDSSLRFEPETSQALGFGFRCGFLGLLHMEIVQERLEREFDQELITTAPTVIYQVMLRGGEVIEIENPSRLPEISKIEEIREPIITATMLMPQEYVGTVMTLCNQKRGQQIDMEYHGRQVILKYEMPMNEVVMDFFDKLKSSSRGYASLDYEFKEYRASDLVKLDILINGEKVDALSLIVHRANSQYRGRDLAAKMRELIPRQMFDVAVQAAIGANIIARENIKALRKNVLAKCYGGDISRKRKLLEKQKAGKKRMKQVGNVEIPQEAFLAILQVEGR